In Candidatus Thermoplasmatota archaeon, the DNA window CGTGGGCGATCGAGACGCGCCACCGGTCGGGCCCGACCTTGGCCACGCAGAGGTCGCACGGCGCGTCCGCCGACCACGCGCCGCCGGGTTCCTCCAGAAGCGGCGGCACCGCCACGGAGTCGTTGTCGTTCACGCACTTGAGCAGGAGGCTTCGCGCGCGGCCTCGCTCGAAGGAAACCGCGCAGACCGTCTCCGGCACGAGCCCCACCCGGAAGCGGTCGTGGCGGCCCGAGGCGCCCGTGAACTCGACCTCGACCACGCGGGGAGACGGGTTGCGGCCCACGACGAAGAGGTGCTCCACGTCCGCGTTGCCAAGCCCACCGTATTGCCACGCGTAGACGGATGGGGCGGAAGGGACCGCGCGCGCCCACGCCAACCGGGCGTCGGAGTAGCGTTGCGCCACCTTGCGGACGAGCTCGCGGTTGGCGCCGACGCGGTCCAGCGGGTCGCCGCTCAAGGAGGCGTACCACGGGTGGAATCCGAGGTAGATCCCGGTTCCCTTGCCGTAGGCGCGAACGTACCCGATCGTCTCGACCTCCGCGCGCGCGACGGCGAGCGCGTCGTCGGGACGGTCCACGGCCACGATCCAGTCCCACGCGCGTCCGATCGTTCCGCAGCCGTCGAGCGTGACCTCGAGGTTTTTACCGTCTGGAAGTTCGTGGAACCGCCGCTCGCGGTGGCCAAAGAGGCGCCGCAGCGGGTGGTCTTCCGTGGGCACGAGGTGCTCGTCCAAACGGGGCAGGAGGCCGGTCCAAAGAAGCGTGCCGCCGCGCGCGACGAACTCGACGAGCTTTGCCTGCGTGCCGGCGTCCATGTACTCGTATCCGCCCACGCAGAGCATCTTGTACTCGGCGATCCGGGAGACGGGCTCGTCGTAGACGTTCACCTGACCCGCGCCAAGCTGCGCGTCAAGCGCGCTCTCCAGGAACGCCTCCAGGCCGCGGTAGGCGACGCGCGGGCAGGCGCGGAATCCCGACGCGCGCCACGGATGCTCGTCGACGGCCCCGTGCGGCGCCCACGCACCGGCCCAGGCGTAGGGCGGGTAGACGGCCCAGGCGAGGTCGGCGCGCGAGGGGCCCACGAAGCTGTCGCCCTCGGCCTCCAGGTAATCGGCAAGCTGCCGGACGGTCCAGAACTTCGCGTCGAGCGAGCCGTCGGCGTGGATGGGCGCGTGCGGCGGATAATCGAGGTCGGCACGCGTCCAGGCGGGAAGCCCGCCGTAGTGCGTCGGCAACACCTGTCCGTGGAGATTGTCGTCCCGTCGCCACGCGCGCGTGCCGACCATGGTGTAGACGTTGAGCCCCGTGGCTCCGCCGGCCACAAAGAGCGCGCTTTGGAAGTAGCTTGGCTGCACCCATTCGTAGGCGGGGTCGTAATAGTCGCTGAAGCCCCAGTTCTCCTCCAGGTTGACGCCGCGCTCGCGCGTGGCCGCGAGCACGTACTGCAGGAACGCCTTGGGCTGGTGGCTTGCCACGCCGCCCCAGTTCGTGTACCCCCAGCGAACGCCGTGCCCGGAATGCCAGGCCACCTTCGAGTACCAGCCGTCGTTCGAGCCGGCATGCGTCTGGTAGGCGTTGCCGTTGGGCGCGTAGTTCATGAACACGGGCAGGTCCGTCGGCATGCCCCCCTCGAACAGGTAGGCCCGGTAGCGGCGGATCACCTTCTCGTACAGGACGTGCGTGTAGCGGCTTCGGTCGAGGTACGTCAGCATGCCGGCGGGCGAATCGGCCGCGCGAAGCTGGCGCGGGCTTGGAACCTCCGCCCAGCGCTCGTGGCGGGTCCCGTGGAGCGCATTGTAGCGCGCAAGCGACTCGTACGCCGCGGCCAAAAACTCGTGCCAGAGCGCGGTGCTGCTTCGGCTGTACCCGTAGTTCGGGATGATGCCGCTTGCCGCGTCGCTGTAGAGGCCCTCGTTCAGGAGCTGGATCGCCACGATGGGGCCCTTCGGGCTTGCAAAGGGCCCGATCACCTCGCGCGCCACCATGGAGAGCCAGTCCCGCACGTACTCGTTGAACGCGGCGTCCAAGGGCGCCGGAAGCTTGCGGTGGGATTCCGGCACGCGCGGGTTCTGGATCCACCGGTACGGCTCGCCGTCGCCCATGAGCTCGGGCTCGATGCTCGGGTTGCGGTCCGGGTCGACGTACGTCGGAAGCCCGCCGAAGCGAAGCTCCGCGTGCACGAAGGGGCCCGGCTTTGCGATCACGGCGAGTCCCCGCTCCTGGCACAGCCGGAGGAAGCCCTTCACGTTCCGGTTGGGCTGCGTGCGACCGTCGAAGTCGTACGCGCCGTGACCCCGCAGCGGATCCTCGGGCGCATGATGGCGCCACGGAATGTAGCACGTGACCACGGGCACGCCGGCGCGGAGGAACTCGTCCAGGCGCGGTCCCCAATTGTCCGCCTCGTCCCGGTAGTAAGGGTAGTCGCCCGAGAGGAGGAACCGGGGCCGGCCGTTGTGGACGAACACCCCGCGATGCACATCGACTGCGCTCAATGGCGTCCTCCCTGCCGGTGGAGATGGTGGGCCGGACCCTCGTGCACGAGCCGCCGGTGCAGCACGAGCGCGTGGGCCGATGCGAACTCCGCCAGGCAAGCGGCGCAACGAAGCGTCATGGCCTCACCATGACGCCGGCCGCCCAGGGAATCCCTTTGGGACGTCCCCCGGCGGCGTCAAGCGTCCCCGAAACCTTACCCGCCGGCGCGCGGACAATCGTCGGTGACCATGCGGTACGTCACGGTGGACGAAGCAAAGCGCCGCATCGAGGCCGACGGGCGGGTCGTCGTGCTGGACGCGCGGGCCTCCGAGCGGTACGGGCAGGGCCGCGTGCCCGGCGCCATCAACCTGCCCGCCGACGCGCCCGACCTCGCGCGGCGGGCGCGGGATCTCGTCCTCGACACGCAAGCGACCATCCTCGTGTACGCCGAGAACTCACGGTCCCCGGAAAGCCGCCAGGTCGCGCGCACGATGGACGCCATGGGGTACCGCGACGTCCTGCTGTTCGACGGCGGGTTCTCGCAGTGGGCCGGCGCGGGCCATCCGGTCGAGCCCTCGGAGACGCCCGAGGAGCCCGACGCGGCGCGACTCTAGTCCATGGCGCCCCACGCGAGCGCCTTCTTGACGACGCGCTCCTCGCCGAAGGCCTCCTCGGCCTGCCACGGGGCAAACGTCCGCGTGATGGCGGCCCGCGGAAGATCCCCCCAACGCGCCCGCATCATGCTCAAGGCCGCAAGCGCCCGCTCGAAGTGCTCCCGGCGGCTGTTGACGGAGCCCATGATCGCTCGGTTGCCCAAGACAAGATCGCGCAGGACCGCCGCCGGCAGGCGTGCATGCGCCTGGGGCGAGGGAAGGCCCAGCTGCACGAGGAGACCGTTTGCCGCAAGCGCCGCCGCCGTTTGGACGGTGACGTCCGGATTCCCGGTCGTCTCGAACGCAACGTCGAAACCG includes these proteins:
- a CDS encoding beta-galactosidase; amino-acid sequence: MSAVDVHRGVFVHNGRPRFLLSGDYPYYRDEADNWGPRLDEFLRAGVPVVTCYIPWRHHAPEDPLRGHGAYDFDGRTQPNRNVKGFLRLCQERGLAVIAKPGPFVHAELRFGGLPTYVDPDRNPSIEPELMGDGEPYRWIQNPRVPESHRKLPAPLDAAFNEYVRDWLSMVAREVIGPFASPKGPIVAIQLLNEGLYSDAASGIIPNYGYSRSSTALWHEFLAAAYESLARYNALHGTRHERWAEVPSPRQLRAADSPAGMLTYLDRSRYTHVLYEKVIRRYRAYLFEGGMPTDLPVFMNYAPNGNAYQTHAGSNDGWYSKVAWHSGHGVRWGYTNWGGVASHQPKAFLQYVLAATRERGVNLEENWGFSDYYDPAYEWVQPSYFQSALFVAGGATGLNVYTMVGTRAWRRDDNLHGQVLPTHYGGLPAWTRADLDYPPHAPIHADGSLDAKFWTVRQLADYLEAEGDSFVGPSRADLAWAVYPPYAWAGAWAPHGAVDEHPWRASGFRACPRVAYRGLEAFLESALDAQLGAGQVNVYDEPVSRIAEYKMLCVGGYEYMDAGTQAKLVEFVARGGTLLWTGLLPRLDEHLVPTEDHPLRRLFGHRERRFHELPDGKNLEVTLDGCGTIGRAWDWIVAVDRPDDALAVARAEVETIGYVRAYGKGTGIYLGFHPWYASLSGDPLDRVGANRELVRKVAQRYSDARLAWARAVPSAPSVYAWQYGGLGNADVEHLFVVGRNPSPRVVEVEFTGASGRHDRFRVGLVPETVCAVSFERGRARSLLLKCVNDNDSVAVPPLLEEPGGAWSADAPCDLCVAKVGPDRWRVSIAHAPARPVRVRLPLEASSVGSPRGNVPWRRVDAGVEIEMQDLSRGGAVTVRGNGKA
- a CDS encoding rhodanese-like domain-containing protein, with protein sequence MRYVTVDEAKRRIEADGRVVVLDARASERYGQGRVPGAINLPADAPDLARRARDLVLDTQATILVYAENSRSPESRQVARTMDAMGYRDVLLFDGGFSQWAGAGHPVEPSETPEEPDAARL